The following DNA comes from Elusimicrobiota bacterium.
AACGGAATTAAGGCACATCCAACGCAAAAACCCCTGAAACTTATTCAGCAGGTTTTATTAGCCGCGAGCAATAAGGGTGATTTAGTTTTTGACCCGTTTATGGGTAGCGGGACAACTGCCGTTGTTGCGAAAGCTCTTGGGAGAAACTGGATAGGAATTGAGAAAGAAAAAAAGTATGTTGATTTGGCTAATAATAGGTTAAAATTGTTTATTTCTGAAAAATAACAGTTTTATATCTTGACACCTTACTTATGTAAGGTATATAATAGAAGCATATGAAAAAGTTAACTGATCGTCAGCGTGAAGCTGTAAAAATTATATATGATGGGCAAAAAACGGGCAAAATACCTACTTTTTTTGAGCTTGCTGAAAAAATGGGGGTATCTTCAAAACAGACCGCAAAAGATATATTAGATGCAATTGCAAAAAAAGGCTA
Coding sequences within:
- a CDS encoding site-specific DNA-methyltransferase, which codes for NGIKAHPTQKPLKLIQQVLLAASNKGDLVFDPFMGSGTTAVVAKALGRNWIGIEKEKKYVDLANNRLKLFISEK